The Megasphaera stantonii genome includes a window with the following:
- a CDS encoding pro-sigmaK processing inhibitor BofA family protein, with the protein MWIAIGVAALFLLNKLILAPFRKLIVNIAVGLLALYLINSYGYMIGLEAVPITIVTGIIIGILGLPGVVLVTLYYTMF; encoded by the coding sequence ATGTGGATTGCTATAGGCGTCGCAGCCTTATTTTTGCTGAATAAGCTGATTTTGGCTCCCTTCCGCAAGCTCATCGTCAATATTGCCGTGGGCTTGCTTGCCTTATATCTCATTAATTCTTACGGATATATGATTGGGTTGGAAGCTGTGCCTATTACGATTGTGACCGGCATTATTATCGGCATTCTCGGACTGCCCGGCGTAGTGCTGGTAACGCTGTATTATACAATGTTTTAA
- the recR gene encoding recombination mediator RecR, which translates to MDTPLDRLTEQFRRLPGIGIKTARKLAYYMVQQPQEQVDAFISAVRSAKETMCFCSVCFNLASQDPCPICSDETRDRSTICVVETPQDVMAIERSGDYRGLYHVLHGALSPLDGVGVDDLRIKELLQRLSDTDVKEIIIATDPDVEGEATALYLARLLKTAGIKVTRIARGLPMGGDIEYADEATLAGAVANRQEM; encoded by the coding sequence ATGGATACGCCCTTAGACCGGCTGACAGAGCAATTTCGCCGTCTGCCGGGCATCGGCATCAAGACGGCGCGCAAGCTGGCCTATTACATGGTCCAGCAGCCGCAGGAGCAGGTCGACGCCTTTATCAGCGCTGTCCGCAGCGCGAAGGAAACCATGTGCTTCTGCTCCGTCTGTTTTAATTTAGCTTCTCAGGACCCCTGCCCGATTTGCAGCGACGAAACGCGGGACCGCTCGACGATCTGCGTCGTCGAAACGCCGCAGGACGTCATGGCTATCGAGCGCAGCGGCGATTACCGCGGGCTGTATCACGTGCTCCACGGCGCCCTGTCGCCCCTGGACGGCGTCGGCGTCGACGATTTGCGCATTAAGGAGCTGCTGCAGCGCCTGAGCGATACGGACGTCAAGGAAATCATCATCGCGACGGACCCCGACGTAGAAGGCGAAGCGACTGCCTTGTACCTGGCCCGCCTCCTGAAGACGGCGGGAATCAAGGTGACGCGCATCGCCAGAGGCCTTCCCATGGGCGGCGACATCGAGTACGCCGACGAGGCGACCCTGGCCGGCGCCGTGGCGAACCGTCAGGAAATGTGA
- a CDS encoding YbaB/EbfC family nucleoid-associated protein → MFGGNMQGMMKKVQKMQKEMKKLQDDLKKRTVEATVGGGVLTLVMNGEKNVESVHIDPSIIDPEDSEMLEDLIVAAVNEANKKVDEMMAQEMSKITGGMHLPGMF, encoded by the coding sequence ATGTTTGGTGGAAATATGCAAGGCATGATGAAGAAAGTACAGAAGATGCAGAAGGAAATGAAGAAGCTTCAGGACGACTTGAAAAAACGCACTGTAGAAGCGACGGTCGGCGGCGGCGTGCTGACCTTGGTCATGAACGGCGAAAAGAACGTCGAAAGTGTTCATATCGACCCGAGCATTATCGACCCGGAAGATTCGGAAATGTTGGAAGACCTCATCGTAGCAGCTGTCAACGAAGCCAATAAGAAGGTCGACGAAATGATGGCTCAGGAAATGAGCAAGATTACCGGCGGCATGCACTTGCCGGGGATGTTCTGA
- the dnaX gene encoding DNA polymerase III subunit gamma/tau — MAYIALYRKWRPKSFEDVVGQSHITETLQKAIDTDKVAHAYLFSGPRGTGKTSTAKIFARAMNCVHGPTSHPCNECEICRHILSGESMDVVEIDAASNRSIEDIRTLRETIKFMPAEGHKKIYIIDEVHMLTTEAFNALLKTLEEPPSHVIFILATTEPERIPMTILSRCQRYEFRRITSADIAARLMYVAEQEHIGLTKGAAHILAVQADGGMRDALSMLDQCVGNADGQIDESLVRDLLGLIGRDWLFSLSDAVFQGRGSVVIKAVDDVIRMGKEPQIILTELVEHLRAIMLYQADPHTDTLAAYADSLPQLAKQAGSVAAEQVFAVLNVLQQAMLTAKNSPAPRVAVEMGLLMASRPMPAAGAVSPVGPSAVIPDGILDRLLKLEQAVFHGGAIPGKGEPAKKKEYIPLPEEDGMPGVMDEESVLFPDDEYTAPPQEPAAPSIQESLPPKLADRDVVIEPERRQERPQPPAPAAAQPAAPSPSGASSVVPSAEYQRIWQQVCDILGKKLKKPGVQSCVRTGRVLYIGGGEAAVAYKTPFLVKRANREDYFRFVDEALEMVLGGSYHMKGFLEGSPDVAEYEKKNAESGITSRPAEEQPRPKEEAQPEAAASVSDEASRPQPPVSAEPPSLRPVLPEEMTAADRALLEPLLKTVGDCNIYIEDKP; from the coding sequence ATGGCATATATCGCATTATACCGTAAATGGCGGCCCAAAAGCTTTGAAGACGTCGTCGGCCAGTCCCATATTACGGAAACGCTGCAAAAAGCTATCGATACGGATAAAGTGGCGCATGCCTACTTATTTTCCGGCCCCAGGGGGACGGGCAAGACCAGTACGGCTAAAATCTTCGCCCGGGCCATGAACTGCGTCCACGGCCCGACGTCTCATCCCTGCAACGAATGCGAAATATGCCGCCATATCCTGAGCGGCGAGTCGATGGACGTCGTGGAAATCGACGCCGCGTCCAACCGCAGCATTGAGGACATCCGGACGCTGCGGGAAACGATCAAATTTATGCCTGCCGAAGGCCATAAAAAGATATATATTATTGACGAAGTGCACATGCTGACGACGGAAGCCTTCAACGCCCTGCTGAAAACGCTGGAAGAGCCGCCGTCCCACGTCATATTCATTTTGGCGACGACGGAGCCGGAACGGATTCCCATGACGATATTGTCGCGGTGCCAGCGGTATGAATTCCGCCGTATTACCAGCGCCGACATCGCCGCCCGGCTGATGTACGTGGCAGAGCAGGAGCATATCGGCCTGACGAAGGGAGCCGCCCATATCTTGGCCGTCCAGGCCGACGGCGGCATGCGCGACGCCTTGAGCATGCTGGACCAGTGCGTTGGCAACGCCGACGGGCAGATCGACGAGAGCCTCGTTCGGGATTTGCTGGGACTCATCGGCAGGGACTGGCTGTTTTCCCTGTCTGACGCCGTGTTTCAGGGGCGGGGAAGCGTCGTCATCAAAGCAGTGGACGATGTGATCCGCATGGGCAAGGAGCCGCAGATCATCCTGACGGAGCTGGTGGAACACCTGCGGGCTATCATGCTGTACCAGGCCGATCCCCATACGGATACGCTGGCTGCCTACGCCGACTCGCTGCCCCAGCTGGCAAAGCAGGCCGGGAGCGTGGCGGCGGAGCAGGTCTTCGCCGTATTGAACGTCCTGCAGCAGGCCATGCTGACGGCGAAGAATTCGCCGGCGCCGCGGGTCGCCGTGGAAATGGGGCTGCTCATGGCCAGCCGGCCTATGCCTGCGGCGGGAGCCGTTTCGCCAGTGGGGCCGAGCGCTGTTATCCCCGACGGGATATTGGACCGCTTGCTGAAGCTGGAGCAGGCCGTCTTTCACGGCGGCGCTATTCCTGGAAAGGGCGAGCCGGCGAAGAAAAAGGAATATATTCCCTTGCCGGAAGAAGACGGCATGCCCGGCGTCATGGACGAAGAATCCGTGCTCTTTCCCGACGACGAATATACGGCGCCGCCGCAGGAACCGGCTGCGCCTTCGATACAGGAGAGTTTGCCGCCTAAGCTGGCCGACAGAGATGTTGTTATTGAGCCGGAACGGCGGCAGGAACGGCCGCAGCCCCCTGCGCCGGCGGCAGCACAGCCGGCAGCGCCTTCTCCTTCCGGTGCGTCTTCCGTCGTGCCGTCGGCGGAATACCAGCGGATCTGGCAGCAGGTGTGCGATATCTTGGGCAAGAAGCTGAAAAAGCCCGGCGTACAGTCCTGCGTCCGGACGGGCCGGGTCCTCTATATCGGCGGCGGCGAGGCCGCCGTAGCGTATAAGACGCCTTTCCTCGTCAAGCGGGCCAATCGGGAAGATTATTTCCGGTTTGTCGACGAGGCGCTGGAAATGGTTCTCGGCGGCTCTTACCACATGAAGGGCTTCCTGGAAGGCTCGCCCGACGTGGCCGAATACGAAAAAAAAAATGCTGAATCAGGTATAACCAGTCGTCCTGCAGAAGAACAGCCTCGTCCTAAAGAGGAGGCGCAGCCTGAGGCGGCTGCCAGTGTTTCCGACGAGGCTTCCCGTCCGCAGCCGCCTGTTTCGGCAGAACCGCCGTCCCTGCGGCCGGTACTGCCGGAAGAGATGACCGCCGCGGACCGGGCTTTGCTGGAACCGTTGCTCAAAACGGTAGGAGACTGTAATATATACATAGAAGATAAACCATAA
- a CDS encoding M20/M25/M40 family metallo-hydrolase, with protein sequence MERNERVMELLRQMIAIDSETDTDKERDMERYLQKTLSEMEHVTSGMIHIPDDVHDRSVVYGFVQGRKKDTVIFLNHHDVVGVDPYGILRDEAFSPDVLLDDLLKYETNEEVLCDLQSGQWLVGRGSCDMKGGAAAQLAVFEAYAAHPGDASLLYISLPDEESYSAGMRAAVTVLKELRASYGLTYRVLVNSEPNEMADGKLVSYTGSVGKLLPVVVVQGKSVHIGNYQQGVNPIGVMSQIIAETEGDMSLADSWGEESTPPPAWIYLRDRKEHYDVSLPQRAAACANFMTYQKTPEDVMYLLMNAARHAVEKMLSRVDSAQSMEVISGAELLKRASVYPGFDVFYETVKNNCFVALQKGESTYAQETIRLIEETINFTGMTEPLVVIAFVPPYYPAADSTMLQDERFDGLLREIGGMTDITFKHYFNGISDCSYCCVAPDLNEYILEDNLLLWGKAYSFDFSAMAEMQIPFILLGPWGKDLHERTERVHIGSVSKELPAILDAIVEYVGKTAE encoded by the coding sequence ATGGAACGAAACGAACGAGTCATGGAACTGCTGCGGCAGATGATCGCTATCGACAGCGAGACCGATACGGACAAGGAACGGGATATGGAACGATACCTGCAGAAAACCCTGTCGGAGATGGAACACGTGACGAGCGGCATGATTCACATTCCCGACGACGTGCACGACCGCTCCGTCGTGTACGGCTTTGTGCAGGGACGCAAAAAGGACACGGTGATCTTCTTAAATCATCACGACGTCGTCGGCGTAGACCCGTACGGCATCCTGCGCGACGAGGCCTTTTCTCCCGACGTGCTGCTGGATGATTTGCTGAAATACGAGACGAACGAAGAGGTCCTTTGCGATTTGCAGAGCGGCCAATGGCTCGTCGGCCGCGGCTCCTGCGACATGAAGGGCGGCGCGGCGGCCCAGCTGGCCGTCTTTGAAGCCTATGCGGCTCATCCGGGCGACGCCAGCTTGCTGTACATTTCCCTGCCTGACGAGGAATCCTATTCGGCGGGGATGCGGGCCGCCGTCACGGTCCTGAAGGAGCTGCGCGCGTCTTACGGCTTGACGTACCGGGTACTGGTCAACAGCGAGCCGAATGAAATGGCCGACGGCAAGCTCGTGTCGTATACGGGTTCCGTAGGCAAGCTCCTGCCCGTCGTCGTCGTACAGGGGAAATCGGTCCATATTGGAAATTACCAGCAAGGCGTCAATCCCATCGGCGTCATGTCCCAGATCATCGCCGAAACGGAGGGCGACATGTCCCTGGCCGATTCGTGGGGCGAAGAATCGACGCCGCCGCCGGCGTGGATTTACCTCCGCGACCGCAAGGAGCATTACGACGTGTCGCTGCCTCAGCGGGCTGCAGCCTGCGCTAATTTCATGACCTACCAGAAGACGCCGGAAGATGTTATGTACCTGCTGATGAACGCGGCCCGCCACGCCGTGGAAAAGATGCTGAGCCGCGTCGATTCTGCTCAGTCTATGGAAGTCATCAGCGGGGCGGAGCTGCTCAAGCGGGCCTCGGTCTATCCGGGCTTCGACGTATTCTATGAGACCGTCAAGAACAACTGCTTTGTGGCCCTGCAGAAGGGGGAAAGCACCTACGCCCAGGAAACGATACGCCTTATCGAAGAAACTATCAATTTTACGGGCATGACGGAGCCCCTCGTAGTCATCGCCTTCGTGCCGCCTTATTATCCGGCGGCGGACAGCACCATGCTGCAGGACGAACGGTTCGACGGCTTGCTGCGGGAAATCGGCGGGATGACGGATATTACCTTCAAGCACTATTTCAACGGCATATCGGACTGCAGCTACTGCTGCGTCGCCCCCGATTTGAACGAATATATACTGGAAGACAACCTGCTCCTGTGGGGCAAGGCCTACAGCTTCGACTTCTCGGCCATGGCGGAAATGCAGATTCCCTTCATCCTCCTGGGACCGTGGGGAAAAGACCTGCACGAACGGACGGAACGCGTCCACATCGGCAGCGTGTCGAAGGAACTGCCGGCGATTTTGGATGCCATCGTGGAATACGTAGGAAAAACGGCGGAATAA
- a CDS encoding GtrA family protein gives MRQKKIFGFDYTDNEYVKLFMYLLVGGSAALFEWAMFYVLFQTLRGLSVFAYQTQAVLTATATAFALSTLYHYILCNRFVFDSGSRYKKGAEISLVFLVSAIGLGWNLLLMWLFTSPSLLGLPPMVSKIMASAIVTVWNYVSRKKWIFS, from the coding sequence ATGAGACAAAAAAAGATTTTTGGATTCGATTATACCGACAACGAGTACGTGAAGCTGTTCATGTACTTGCTCGTCGGCGGTTCGGCGGCCTTGTTTGAATGGGCTATGTTTTACGTGCTGTTTCAGACGCTGAGGGGACTGAGCGTATTTGCCTATCAGACGCAGGCTGTCCTGACGGCGACGGCGACGGCCTTCGCCTTGTCTACTTTATATCATTATATATTATGCAACCGCTTCGTCTTTGACAGCGGCAGCCGCTACAAGAAAGGGGCGGAAATTTCCCTGGTGTTCTTGGTCAGCGCCATTGGACTGGGATGGAACCTGCTGCTCATGTGGCTGTTTACATCGCCGTCTCTCCTGGGGCTGCCTCCCATGGTTTCCAAAATCATGGCCAGCGCCATTGTAACGGTGTGGAACTACGTATCGCGCAAGAAGTGGATATTTTCATAA
- a CDS encoding MarR family winged helix-turn-helix transcriptional regulator: MEYVNCINFLLTVAQHEVFLTFSESLSKYGITPGQYGVLACLWKDETLSPKEIATILRVENSTISGVLDRMQKRGLIDRVLNPNNRRSITVKATKEGMALKEPVMKTIDELNDLVLRDFSPQEREEFIGYIKRIIHQHDM, encoded by the coding sequence GTGGAGTATGTGAACTGCATTAATTTTCTACTTACTGTAGCCCAGCATGAAGTATTTCTCACCTTTTCCGAAAGTTTGTCCAAATACGGCATCACTCCGGGGCAATACGGAGTATTGGCCTGTCTTTGGAAGGATGAAACCTTGTCGCCGAAGGAAATCGCTACGATCCTCCGCGTAGAAAACTCTACGATTTCCGGCGTATTGGACCGGATGCAGAAGCGCGGCCTCATCGACCGCGTCCTCAATCCCAATAACCGCCGCAGCATTACAGTCAAGGCAACAAAGGAAGGCATGGCTTTAAAAGAACCGGTGATGAAAACGATAGACGAACTGAACGATTTGGTCCTTCGTGATTTTTCGCCGCAGGAACGAGAGGAATTTATCGGCTATATCAAACGCATCATCCACCAGCACGACATGTAA
- a CDS encoding acyl-CoA dehydrogenase family protein, with amino-acid sequence MNFNLTEQQQQIVDQVREFTAQRLAPGVLERDEQQVFPVEAFKEFGAMGMFGLCYPKEFGGTDVGYLPYILAVEEVSKVDSSFGIGFSVNTSLYGGSVMYSSATDEQKKRFLSPIASGKAIGSFGLTEASAGSDAAGQKTIATKDGDDYILNGTKIFNTNGPLADYTVIYALTDPSVGTKSMCAFVVEKGMEGFHVGKVENKMGIRSAQVSEMVLSNVRVSADRMIAKPGEGFKLAMKTLDGGRIGVGAQALGIAEGAFDIAVKYLQEREQFGKPLFKQQYLAFKMAELYADIEKAKLVLYKAACLKEEGKPFTTAAAVAKLTCTDVAMKVTTECVQMLGGNGYMHEYHVERMMRDAKITQIYEGTNEIQKLVISGGLFRRK; translated from the coding sequence ATGAATTTCAATTTGACAGAACAACAGCAGCAAATCGTCGATCAGGTTCGCGAATTTACGGCCCAGCGCTTAGCTCCCGGCGTACTCGAACGGGATGAACAGCAGGTATTCCCCGTAGAAGCCTTTAAGGAATTCGGCGCCATGGGAATGTTCGGTCTCTGCTATCCGAAAGAATTCGGCGGCACGGACGTAGGCTACCTCCCGTATATCTTAGCCGTCGAAGAAGTTTCCAAAGTCGATTCCTCCTTCGGTATCGGTTTCTCCGTCAATACGTCCTTATACGGCGGCAGCGTCATGTATTCCTCCGCTACGGACGAACAGAAAAAACGCTTCCTCTCTCCTATCGCCAGCGGCAAAGCCATCGGCTCCTTCGGCCTCACCGAAGCCTCGGCCGGCTCCGACGCGGCAGGACAGAAGACCATCGCCACCAAGGACGGCGACGACTACATCCTCAACGGCACGAAGATTTTCAATACCAACGGCCCTCTGGCTGACTACACCGTCATCTACGCCCTGACCGACCCGTCTGTCGGCACGAAGAGCATGTGCGCCTTCGTCGTCGAAAAGGGCATGGAAGGCTTCCACGTCGGCAAGGTAGAAAATAAGATGGGCATCCGTTCCGCCCAGGTTTCTGAAATGGTCCTCTCCAACGTCCGCGTATCGGCAGACCGCATGATCGCTAAACCAGGCGAAGGTTTTAAACTGGCCATGAAAACCCTTGACGGCGGCCGCATCGGCGTCGGCGCCCAGGCTCTCGGCATCGCCGAAGGAGCCTTTGACATCGCCGTCAAATACCTCCAGGAACGGGAACAGTTCGGCAAGCCCCTGTTCAAGCAGCAGTACCTGGCATTCAAAATGGCCGAGCTCTACGCCGACATCGAAAAAGCCAAGCTCGTCCTCTACAAGGCGGCCTGCCTGAAAGAAGAAGGCAAACCCTTCACGACAGCCGCAGCCGTAGCAAAGCTCACCTGCACCGACGTCGCCATGAAGGTCACGACGGAATGCGTACAGATGCTCGGCGGCAACGGCTACATGCACGAATATCATGTAGAACGCATGATGCGCGACGCAAAAATCACCCAAATTTACGAAGGTACAAACGAAATCCAGAAACTGGTCATTTCCGGAGGCTTGTTCCGTCGTAAATAA
- a CDS encoding OmpH family outer membrane protein, which translates to MKKAIATALMAAMMTVGTVGASFAAGLGTIDMAALLQKHPNYPKAMAQWRSDVEKAQKDFQDQVKKEKDPKAQQELAQKFNVQLNKQRIELFTPLEKDILEKTKAVKQEKGLDYVVLNGSVVDGQGQDITNDVAAKLK; encoded by the coding sequence ATGAAAAAAGCAATCGCGACGGCCCTTATGGCCGCTATGATGACAGTAGGTACAGTAGGCGCGTCCTTCGCTGCCGGCTTGGGCACTATCGACATGGCAGCCCTGCTGCAGAAGCATCCGAACTACCCGAAGGCCATGGCTCAGTGGCGCAGCGACGTAGAAAAAGCCCAGAAGGATTTCCAGGATCAGGTAAAGAAGGAAAAAGACCCGAAGGCTCAGCAGGAATTGGCGCAGAAATTCAACGTTCAGCTGAACAAGCAGCGCATCGAGCTGTTCACGCCGCTGGAAAAGGATATTCTGGAAAAGACGAAGGCTGTTAAGCAGGAAAAAGGCTTGGATTACGTCGTATTGAACGGCTCCGTCGTAGACGGTCAGGGTCAGGACATTACGAACGACGTCGCCGCCAAGTTGAAATAA
- a CDS encoding hydrolase, producing MDRQEALQLLRKYNGEPFHIMHALTVEGVMRWYARELGYGDEEDFWGLVGLLHDIDFEKYPEQHCKKAPELLKEIDADDRFIHAVVCHGGCGLCVDDVPEHEMEKVLFASDELTGLIWAAAKMRPSKSTQDMEVKSLKKKFKDKSFAAGCSRDVIKMGAELLGWELPDLFEKTILAMRSCEDSVRSECFALTGVRE from the coding sequence ATGGACAGACAAGAAGCGCTGCAGCTGCTGCGCAAATATAACGGCGAGCCGTTTCATATTATGCATGCCCTGACGGTGGAAGGCGTCATGCGCTGGTATGCCAGGGAACTCGGCTACGGCGACGAAGAAGATTTTTGGGGCTTAGTCGGCTTGCTGCACGATATTGATTTTGAAAAATATCCCGAGCAGCACTGCAAAAAAGCGCCGGAGCTCTTGAAGGAAATCGACGCCGACGACAGATTCATCCACGCCGTCGTATGTCACGGCGGATGCGGCCTGTGCGTAGACGACGTGCCGGAGCATGAAATGGAAAAGGTATTGTTCGCGTCCGACGAATTGACCGGCCTCATTTGGGCCGCCGCCAAGATGCGGCCGTCTAAGAGTACCCAGGACATGGAAGTCAAGAGCCTGAAGAAAAAATTCAAGGACAAGAGCTTCGCTGCCGGCTGCTCCCGCGACGTCATCAAGATGGGCGCGGAACTGCTGGGATGGGAGCTTCCCGATTTATTTGAAAAGACGATTTTAGCTATGCGCTCCTGCGAGGACTCGGTGCGCAGCGAATGCTTCGCGCTGACCGGCGTAAGAGAATAA
- the sfsA gene encoding DNA/RNA nuclease SfsA: MKFTQDIQIGYFVKRPNRFIAYVEINGTVEVCHMPNPGRMWELLFPGAAVYVRHVGKTERKTAYDVVGIERDGVPILLDTQYNNDIAAKLIQEHRIPGWEEWSLLRREVTVGDSRFDLLLHKGKELFYLEVKSCTLFGKSGAMFPDAVTERGRKHIAELAAMHDDGYHTGVLFLVHWDRARWFLPDYHTDTDFAATFMECAPKLDWKAFSLRWTAEFSQPEPVRLLSYPEEVLRRENHDCGDYMLVMYLPEGRDIEVGAKGSISFLQGYYVYVGSAKKNLASRLARHTRKRKKMHWHIDYLRRYAGVTAVLPVRTVDDLEHKLAAAVGAISHWQIQDFGCTDCSCPSHLFGFHDNPIHRRDFMQLVEDFRMNRLESLIGR; the protein is encoded by the coding sequence ATGAAATTTACGCAGGACATTCAAATCGGGTATTTCGTGAAGCGGCCGAACCGCTTTATCGCCTATGTAGAAATCAACGGAACCGTAGAGGTCTGCCATATGCCCAATCCCGGACGCATGTGGGAGCTGCTGTTTCCCGGCGCCGCCGTATACGTGCGCCATGTCGGCAAGACGGAGCGCAAGACGGCGTACGACGTCGTCGGAATCGAACGGGACGGCGTGCCCATCTTGCTGGATACGCAGTACAACAACGACATCGCGGCAAAACTCATCCAGGAGCATCGCATTCCCGGCTGGGAAGAGTGGAGCCTGCTGCGGCGGGAAGTGACCGTAGGCGACAGCCGTTTCGATCTGCTCCTTCACAAGGGGAAGGAGCTGTTTTATTTAGAGGTCAAGTCGTGCACCTTGTTTGGAAAATCGGGAGCTATGTTTCCCGATGCCGTGACGGAACGGGGCCGGAAGCATATTGCAGAATTGGCGGCCATGCACGACGACGGCTATCATACGGGCGTGCTGTTCCTCGTCCATTGGGACCGGGCCCGCTGGTTCCTGCCCGATTACCATACGGATACGGACTTTGCCGCCACGTTTATGGAATGCGCGCCGAAGCTGGACTGGAAGGCCTTTTCCCTGCGGTGGACGGCGGAGTTTTCCCAGCCGGAGCCGGTCCGGCTCTTGTCGTATCCCGAAGAGGTGCTGCGGCGGGAAAATCACGACTGCGGCGATTATATGCTCGTCATGTACTTGCCTGAGGGCCGGGACATCGAGGTCGGCGCAAAGGGATCCATTTCCTTTCTTCAGGGGTATTACGTGTACGTCGGCTCGGCCAAAAAGAATCTGGCGTCCCGTCTGGCCCGCCATACGAGAAAGCGCAAGAAAATGCATTGGCATATCGACTACCTGCGCCGATACGCCGGCGTGACGGCCGTCCTGCCTGTCCGAACAGTCGACGACCTGGAGCACAAGCTGGCCGCGGCCGTCGGGGCGATTTCCCATTGGCAGATACAGGACTTCGGCTGCACCGACTGCAGTTGTCCGTCTCATTTGTTCGGCTTTCACGACAATCCCATCCACCGCCGCGATTTCATGCAGCTCGTCGAGGACTTCCGCATGAACCGCCTGGAGTCCCTAATAGGGCGGTAA
- a CDS encoding DUF805 domain-containing protein, which translates to MNTSDMTLRDAAKRLWEQKFSFAGRSSRSEYWLSIAVLYIVAYAAFFLLAAVSAVAAALSSTATAETISAAMSGTFVIVACFLSIAFFVAALTLNARRLHDIGKSGWWQLLSLIPVIGGFILFFWFVRPSDQDNQYGPKEI; encoded by the coding sequence ATGAACACATCGGATATGACGCTGCGGGACGCGGCGAAACGTCTATGGGAACAAAAATTTTCTTTTGCCGGCCGCTCGTCGCGTAGCGAATACTGGCTGTCTATCGCCGTCTTATATATCGTCGCATACGCTGCATTCTTTCTGCTGGCAGCCGTTTCAGCGGTTGCGGCCGCTCTATCTTCTACGGCGACAGCCGAAACGATATCCGCCGCCATGTCCGGTACGTTCGTCATCGTCGCGTGCTTCTTGAGCATCGCTTTTTTCGTAGCCGCGCTTACGCTCAATGCCCGCCGGCTTCACGACATCGGAAAATCCGGCTGGTGGCAGCTGCTGTCCCTCATCCCCGTCATCGGCGGATTCATTCTCTTCTTCTGGTTCGTCCGCCCATCAGACCAAGACAATCAATATGGCCCAAAAGAAATATAA
- a CDS encoding Hsp20 family protein, producing the protein MKSLFPIVTNNDALFPMNFADRFFSDFMKPFEGSYNIPRVDIEDKGNEYVLTTDLPGVAKEDISLTYDDDVLTLSARHEETKDEQDDQKNYIYKERSSSSFCRSFPVSGIRKDGIQASFADGVLTVTLPKETPQPAESVRTIDIQ; encoded by the coding sequence ATGAAAAGTTTATTTCCGATTGTAACGAACAACGACGCATTATTTCCGATGAATTTTGCCGACCGCTTCTTCAGCGATTTCATGAAACCGTTTGAAGGCTCGTACAATATTCCGAGAGTCGATATTGAAGACAAGGGCAACGAATACGTATTGACGACGGATCTGCCCGGCGTCGCCAAAGAAGATATTTCCCTGACCTATGACGACGACGTGCTCACCTTGTCGGCCCGTCATGAAGAAACAAAGGACGAACAAGACGACCAGAAGAACTATATCTATAAAGAACGGTCGAGCAGCTCCTTCTGCCGCAGCTTCCCTGTCAGCGGCATTCGGAAGGACGGCATCCAGGCTTCCTTTGCTGACGGCGTATTGACCGTCACCTTGCCGAAGGAAACGCCGCAGCCGGCCGAATCGGTTCGTACGATCGACATTCAGTAA
- a CDS encoding Hsp20/alpha crystallin family protein, whose amino-acid sequence MMRSLFPIVTNNDLVFPDNFVNHFFGDFMKPFDSSYSVPKVDVEDKENEYVLTTDLPGMAKEDIKLTYDKDILTISARHEEKKDEKDEKKNYIRKERTSQSFCRQFQVSGVQKDHIQASFANGVLTVTLPKETAKQIEAAKTIEIQ is encoded by the coding sequence ATGATGAGAAGCTTATTCCCGATTGTAACAAATAACGATTTAGTATTTCCTGATAATTTTGTCAATCATTTCTTCGGCGATTTTATGAAGCCGTTCGACAGTTCCTACAGCGTTCCGAAAGTCGACGTAGAAGACAAAGAAAACGAATACGTCTTGACGACGGACTTGCCGGGCATGGCCAAGGAAGATATCAAACTGACCTACGATAAGGATATCCTGACCATTTCGGCCCGTCATGAAGAAAAGAAAGATGAAAAAGACGAAAAGAAAAACTATATCCGCAAAGAACGGACGAGTCAGTCCTTCTGCCGCCAGTTCCAGGTCAGCGGCGTTCAGAAAGACCATATTCAGGCATCCTTTGCCAACGGCGTGCTGACCGTCACCTTGCCGAAGGAAACGGCTAAGCAGATCGAAGCCGCCAAGACGATTGAAATTCAGTAA